Proteins encoded together in one Desulfuromonas acetexigens window:
- a CDS encoding diacylglycerol kinase, producing the protein MSEAPRDPIKPANWLQSVNCAIEGILWTARTQRHMRWHFLAALAVLLFAHCLGLSALEFILLAFAVTLVLFAELVNTALEVVVDLVSPGYHPLAKQAKDVAAGAVLVASIGAVVMGFFALSRYILPVLGGQLDQLGRPPGEFPVISVLITTIVVVLLKALFGRGTPLHGGLPSGHAAVSFAIATAIILSGVGALLSLLTLALAVMVSHSRLLLGIHSAGEVVAGGALGVAMTLLVYLLM; encoded by the coding sequence ATGAGCGAGGCGCCGCGTGATCCGATCAAGCCCGCGAACTGGCTGCAGAGCGTCAACTGCGCCATCGAGGGGATTCTCTGGACCGCACGCACCCAGCGCCACATGCGCTGGCATTTCCTGGCGGCGCTGGCGGTCCTGCTCTTCGCCCATTGTCTGGGCCTGTCGGCCCTCGAATTCATCCTTCTGGCCTTTGCCGTCACCCTGGTGCTCTTCGCCGAACTGGTCAACACCGCTCTGGAAGTAGTGGTTGACCTGGTCTCGCCCGGCTACCATCCCCTGGCCAAGCAGGCCAAGGATGTCGCCGCCGGCGCGGTGTTGGTGGCCAGTATCGGCGCGGTAGTGATGGGTTTTTTCGCCCTGTCCCGCTACATTTTGCCGGTGCTGGGCGGGCAGCTCGACCAGTTGGGTCGCCCGCCCGGAGAGTTTCCGGTCATCTCGGTGCTGATCACGACCATCGTCGTGGTGCTGCTCAAGGCCCTTTTCGGACGGGGGACGCCGCTGCACGGCGGCTTGCCGAGCGGCCACGCGGCGGTTTCCTTCGCCATCGCCACCGCCATTATCCTCTCCGGGGTCGGCGCCCTTTTGTCCCTGCTGACCCTGGCTTTGGCGGTCATGGTCAGCCACAGTCGACTGCTGCTGGGGATTCACAGCGCCGGGGAAGTGGTGGCTGGCGGCGCCCTCGGTGTGGCGATGACGCTTCTCGTCTATCTGTTGATGTAG
- the lysS gene encoding lysine--tRNA ligase, whose product MEDLNDILLQRRAKLDELRGAGINPYANDFPVAHTSEEVAAAHEEDDAAALEGCDKRYVVAGRIMARRDFGKAAFIQIQDRKGRLQVYVGRDNIGEEAFAIFRKLDLGDVVGLSGTPFRTKTGELSLRADALRLLTKSLQVLPEKWHGLTDVETRYRQRYLDMIVNPGVREVFLKRSRIISLIREFMVRHDFLEVETPMMQPIAGGATAKPFVTHHNTLKMDLFLRIAPELYLKRLVVGGFERVFEINRNFRNEGISIQHNPEFTMMEFYRAYSTYHDLMNFTEELICHVAKQVCGDLVIPYGGKSVDLTPPWDRLTVKEAIIKYGQVDPAVLEDRDRAYAYAQSLGLEFDKNIGYGKLLTELFDAVAEPRLWQPTFITEYPTEVSPLSRKNEANPEVVDRFELFIVGRELANAFSELNDPLDQKERFIKQLAEKEAGDEEAHAMDEDYIRALEYGMPPTAGEGIGIDRLVMLLTDSASIRDVILFPQLRPESK is encoded by the coding sequence ATGGAAGATCTGAACGATATTTTGTTGCAGCGGCGGGCCAAGCTCGATGAGTTGCGGGGCGCGGGGATCAACCCCTACGCCAACGATTTTCCCGTGGCGCATACCTCGGAAGAGGTGGCTGCCGCCCACGAAGAAGATGATGCCGCCGCCCTGGAAGGCTGCGATAAGCGCTACGTCGTTGCCGGCCGGATTATGGCCCGGCGCGATTTCGGCAAGGCCGCCTTTATCCAGATTCAGGACCGCAAGGGGCGCCTGCAGGTCTACGTCGGTCGGGATAATATCGGCGAAGAGGCCTTCGCGATCTTTCGCAAGCTCGATCTCGGCGATGTCGTCGGCCTCTCCGGTACCCCTTTCCGGACCAAGACCGGCGAGCTTTCCCTGCGCGCCGATGCCCTGCGTCTGCTGACCAAGTCGTTACAGGTGCTGCCGGAGAAGTGGCACGGCCTCACCGACGTGGAGACCCGATATCGCCAGCGCTATCTTGATATGATCGTCAATCCCGGCGTGCGCGAGGTTTTTCTCAAGCGCAGCCGGATTATCAGCCTGATCCGCGAATTCATGGTCCGCCACGACTTTCTTGAAGTCGAGACGCCGATGATGCAGCCCATCGCCGGCGGCGCCACCGCCAAGCCCTTCGTCACCCACCACAACACCCTGAAGATGGATCTTTTCCTGCGCATCGCGCCGGAGCTCTATCTCAAACGACTGGTGGTCGGCGGCTTCGAGCGGGTCTTTGAGATCAACCGCAATTTCCGCAACGAGGGGATTTCCATTCAGCACAACCCCGAATTCACCATGATGGAATTCTACCGGGCCTACTCCACCTACCACGACCTGATGAATTTCACCGAGGAGCTGATCTGTCATGTCGCCAAGCAGGTCTGCGGCGACCTGGTCATCCCCTACGGCGGCAAGAGCGTCGACCTGACTCCCCCCTGGGACCGGCTCACGGTTAAGGAAGCGATCATCAAGTACGGCCAGGTCGATCCGGCAGTGCTGGAAGACCGCGACCGCGCCTACGCTTACGCCCAGTCCCTCGGCCTGGAATTTGACAAAAACATCGGCTACGGCAAACTGCTCACCGAACTCTTCGACGCGGTAGCCGAGCCCAGGCTCTGGCAGCCGACCTTTATCACCGAGTACCCCACGGAAGTTTCCCCCCTGTCGCGGAAGAACGAGGCCAATCCCGAGGTAGTGGACCGCTTCGAGCTTTTCATTGTCGGGCGCGAACTGGCCAACGCCTTCTCCGAACTCAACGATCCCCTCGACCAGAAGGAGCGCTTCATCAAGCAGTTGGCCGAGAAGGAGGCTGGCGACGAGGAGGCCCACGCCATGGACGAGGACTACATCCGCGCCCTCGAATACGGCATGCCCCCTACGGCCGGGGAGGGGATCGGCATCGACCGGTTGGTCATGCTGCTCACCGACTCCGCTTCGATCCGCGACGTGATCCTCTTTCCCCAACTGCGTCCGGAAAGCAAGTAA
- a CDS encoding lipoprotein-releasing ABC transporter permease subunit, with product MGYEWFVSLRYLRAKRKQTFISVISFISIAGVTLGVAALIVVLAVMTGFHDGVRQQILGNIPHILVQKHGEEISGYPQLIEQALAASPRIKEARPYVSKEAMLLSRNNVAAVSVKGVERGNKVFDQPFLTVDARDVQDLVFTEGEGLPGLVIGIDTAATLAVAVGDVINVIPPMFTITPFGMIPKMKPFRVVAITSRRGGFLDTYYAYMALPQAQLLIDAGERVSGIEIEVDSFDHATSVAQELRGVFAYPHVVRSWEDLFGSFLSALKLEKLGLFIVLGIIVLVAAFNIATTLIMVVMEKHKDIAILRSVGATSRSIMAIFVLEGCIIGTLGTSLGTALGLLLAKNADPIIKWIEGTFGLRIFDQAVYGMDHFPSVVNSQDVIAVVIVAMSISLLATIYPAWRAARMDPAEALRYE from the coding sequence ATGGGTTACGAGTGGTTCGTCAGTCTGCGCTACCTGCGGGCCAAGCGCAAGCAGACCTTTATCTCGGTCATTTCATTCATTTCCATTGCCGGCGTGACCCTCGGGGTGGCGGCTCTGATCGTCGTTCTCGCGGTCATGACCGGCTTCCACGACGGCGTCCGTCAGCAGATTCTCGGCAACATCCCTCACATCCTCGTCCAGAAGCACGGCGAGGAGATCTCCGGCTATCCGCAGTTGATCGAGCAGGCGCTGGCCGCCTCGCCGCGGATCAAGGAGGCCCGCCCCTACGTCTCGAAGGAGGCGATGCTCCTGTCGCGCAACAACGTGGCGGCGGTGAGCGTCAAAGGGGTGGAACGGGGCAATAAGGTCTTCGATCAGCCTTTTCTCACCGTCGATGCCCGGGATGTGCAGGACCTGGTCTTCACGGAAGGGGAGGGGCTGCCCGGGTTGGTCATCGGTATCGATACGGCGGCCACTCTTGCCGTGGCGGTGGGGGATGTGATCAACGTCATTCCGCCCATGTTCACCATCACCCCCTTCGGCATGATCCCCAAAATGAAACCCTTCCGGGTGGTGGCCATCACCAGCCGGCGCGGCGGTTTTCTCGATACCTATTACGCCTATATGGCTTTGCCCCAGGCGCAACTGCTGATCGACGCCGGGGAACGGGTTTCCGGGATCGAGATCGAGGTCGATTCCTTCGACCACGCCACGTCGGTGGCTCAGGAGCTGCGCGGCGTCTTCGCCTATCCGCATGTGGTGCGTTCCTGGGAGGATCTCTTCGGTTCTTTCCTCTCGGCTCTCAAGCTGGAGAAGCTTGGCCTGTTCATCGTTCTCGGCATCATCGTGCTCGTAGCGGCCTTCAACATCGCCACCACCCTGATCATGGTGGTCATGGAAAAACATAAGGATATCGCCATACTACGTTCGGTTGGGGCGACCTCGCGGAGCATTATGGCCATCTTCGTACTCGAAGGCTGCATCATCGGCACCCTCGGCACCTCCCTGGGGACCGCCCTCGGTCTGCTGCTGGCGAAGAATGCCGACCCGATCATCAAGTGGATCGAGGGGACCTTCGGCCTGCGTATTTTCGACCAGGCGGTCTACGGCATGGATCACTTCCCTTCGGTGGTCAATTCCCAGGATGTGATCGCTGTGGTCATCGTCGCCATGAGTATCTCCCTGTTGGCTACCATTTACCCGGCCTGGCGGGCGGCGCGCATGGACCCCGCCGAGGCGCTGCGTTATGAGTGA
- the bamA gene encoding outer membrane protein assembly factor BamA, with amino-acid sequence MLLRLLTILLLLPSLAWSAATTIGEVRIEGAVRVEQSAIRALLAAKAGAAYEPETVDRDLRAIFGMGRFKDVGAEIEEQEGAVLLIYRVVERPLVRKVEFAGNDEFSVDKLRGLAVVKTPDIYDPALVDKSVEALRGAYREEGYHAAEITSRVEIDDRNEATVTFDVKEGDKVLVDLIRFEGNTVFTDKELRKAMETRERWFLSWMTGRGKFNEDVLKDDLERVADLYYNVGHVRVKVRQRHAKLTDDNKHMDILIEVEEGPQFKVGKLDVNGDLLKDKADILNLSLLKEEEVFSRKLLRESVTAISDLYADQGYAYVNVTPVTKVDGERLLIDVAYDVEQGSQVTIDRINIAGNTKTRDKVIRRELKVTEGELYSASKLKDSRRRVNNLGFFEEVNLTNKKGTDDSHMEVNVDVKERPTGTFSLGAGYSSVDGVIGQGSISQDNFLGKSWKLNLAGSFGGKSTTYQIGLLDPYFLDMNLALGFDLYRTNREWNDFTRDATGGAVKLGFPVGEDNRAFFTYRLEQKEISDVDDTATQTLKDEEAKGKVLVSSLLSSFTRNTTDYHMDPTTGYVAEGSVEFAGLGGDEKFVKYIADYRHFWPVFWSTVFSVHGQVGYISQLGGEEIPVDERFYLGGLNSLRGFKSREVGPYDLANDEFTGGDKAAFFNIEYLFPILKDAGLKGVVFFDGGNAWGEDEEYFSEMRYSVGAGLRWMSPMGPLRLEWGYNLDPMDYEDTSEFEFSIGKFY; translated from the coding sequence ATGCTGTTACGACTGCTGACAATCCTGCTGCTGTTGCCATCCCTTGCCTGGTCCGCCGCGACGACCATCGGCGAGGTTCGCATCGAGGGAGCCGTTCGGGTCGAACAGTCGGCAATCCGAGCACTGCTTGCGGCCAAGGCCGGCGCGGCCTATGAGCCAGAGACGGTCGACCGGGACTTGCGGGCCATCTTCGGCATGGGCCGGTTCAAGGATGTCGGCGCCGAGATCGAAGAGCAAGAGGGCGCGGTTCTGCTCATCTACCGCGTGGTGGAACGCCCCCTGGTGCGCAAAGTCGAATTCGCCGGCAACGACGAGTTCTCGGTGGACAAGCTGCGCGGCCTGGCGGTAGTGAAAACCCCGGACATCTACGATCCGGCGCTGGTCGACAAAAGCGTCGAAGCTTTGCGCGGAGCCTATCGCGAGGAAGGCTACCACGCCGCGGAAATCACCTCCCGGGTCGAGATCGACGACCGCAACGAGGCGACCGTCACCTTTGACGTCAAGGAGGGGGACAAGGTTCTGGTCGATCTCATCCGCTTCGAAGGCAACACCGTCTTCACCGACAAAGAGTTGCGCAAGGCCATGGAAACCCGGGAGCGCTGGTTTCTGTCCTGGATGACCGGGCGCGGCAAGTTCAACGAGGACGTGCTCAAGGACGACCTGGAACGGGTCGCCGATCTCTACTACAATGTCGGCCATGTGCGGGTGAAGGTGCGGCAGCGCCATGCCAAGCTCACGGACGACAACAAGCACATGGATATCCTCATCGAGGTCGAGGAAGGACCCCAGTTCAAGGTCGGCAAACTCGATGTCAATGGGGATCTGCTCAAGGACAAGGCGGATATCCTCAACCTGTCCCTGCTCAAGGAGGAGGAGGTTTTCAGCCGCAAGCTGCTGCGCGAAAGCGTGACGGCTATCAGCGATCTCTATGCTGATCAGGGCTATGCCTACGTTAACGTGACGCCGGTGACCAAAGTTGATGGCGAGCGCCTGCTCATCGATGTCGCCTACGATGTCGAGCAGGGTTCCCAGGTTACCATCGATCGCATCAACATCGCCGGCAACACCAAGACCCGCGACAAGGTCATCCGCCGTGAGCTGAAGGTTACCGAAGGTGAGCTTTACAGCGCCTCCAAGCTCAAGGACAGTCGGCGCCGGGTGAACAATCTCGGTTTCTTCGAGGAGGTCAACCTCACCAACAAAAAGGGGACGGATGATTCTCATATGGAGGTGAATGTCGACGTCAAGGAGCGTCCGACCGGAACCTTCAGTCTCGGCGCCGGTTATTCCTCGGTGGACGGCGTCATCGGCCAGGGCTCCATCTCCCAGGACAACTTCCTGGGTAAATCCTGGAAACTTAACCTGGCCGGCTCCTTCGGCGGCAAGAGCACGACCTATCAGATCGGCCTGCTCGACCCCTATTTTCTCGACATGAACCTGGCGCTCGGTTTCGATCTCTATCGGACCAACCGCGAATGGAACGACTTCACCCGCGATGCGACCGGCGGCGCGGTCAAGCTCGGTTTTCCGGTGGGGGAGGACAATCGCGCCTTCTTCACCTATCGTCTTGAGCAGAAGGAAATCTCCGACGTCGACGATACGGCGACTCAGACCCTCAAGGACGAGGAAGCCAAAGGCAAGGTCCTGGTTTCTTCGTTACTCTCTTCCTTCACCCGCAACACCACCGATTACCACATGGACCCGACGACCGGTTATGTCGCGGAAGGTTCCGTCGAATTCGCCGGACTCGGCGGCGACGAGAAGTTCGTGAAGTACATCGCCGACTACCGCCATTTCTGGCCGGTTTTCTGGAGCACGGTCTTTTCCGTCCACGGCCAGGTCGGCTATATCTCGCAACTCGGCGGCGAGGAGATCCCCGTCGACGAACGCTTTTACCTCGGCGGCCTCAACTCCCTGCGCGGCTTCAAGAGCCGCGAAGTCGGTCCCTACGATTTGGCCAACGACGAGTTCACCGGTGGCGACAAGGCCGCTTTTTTCAACATCGAATATCTTTTTCCGATTCTCAAGGATGCGGGGCTCAAGGGGGTGGTGTTCTTCGATGGCGGCAACGCCTGGGGTGAGGATGAGGAATATTTTTCCGAAATGCGTTACAGTGTCGGCGCGGGGCTGCGCTGGATGAGTCCGATGGGACCGCTGCGCCTGGAGTGGGGGTATAACCTCGACCCCATGGACTACGAAGATACCTCGGAATTCGAGTTTTCAATTGGCAAATTCTATTAA
- a CDS encoding OmpH family outer membrane protein — MKKMVGLILVGLLAMATSSFAAGDKIGFVDLQKALNFSQAGKAAKETISKKVKDYEGTIEGKKSELQKLKDELEKQAVLLSEQARAEKERDYQQKLKDFQRFTKDIQEELQRSDADYTRQILEKVLKLIAEMGKAQGYTVILEKSESSLLYADDQIDLTDAVIKAYDEQYKKGGN; from the coding sequence ATGAAAAAAATGGTTGGGTTGATTCTGGTTGGCCTCCTGGCAATGGCGACTTCCTCTTTCGCGGCTGGCGACAAGATCGGCTTTGTCGATCTGCAGAAGGCTTTGAACTTCTCCCAGGCGGGCAAGGCGGCCAAGGAGACGATTTCGAAGAAGGTCAAGGATTACGAAGGGACCATCGAAGGAAAGAAGTCCGAGTTGCAGAAGCTCAAGGATGAACTGGAGAAGCAGGCGGTCCTTCTTTCCGAGCAGGCGCGCGCCGAGAAAGAGCGGGACTACCAGCAGAAACTGAAGGATTTCCAGCGTTTCACCAAGGATATTCAAGAAGAGCTGCAACGTTCCGACGCGGATTACACCCGCCAGATCCTGGAGAAGGTTCTCAAGCTGATCGCTGAAATGGGTAAGGCGCAGGGCTACACCGTGATCCTGGAAAAATCGGAAAGCTCCCTGCTCTATGCCGACGACCAGATCGATCTGACCGACGCGGTGATCAAGGCCTACGATGAGCAATACAAGAAGGGCGGCAACTAG
- a CDS encoding hemolysin family protein: MSEKDLQDLIEESEEEGIINEDEGEMLHSIFEFGETIVREVMVSRIDMVCCSMSTSLSELLAAIISSGHSRLPIYEGTADRIVGIIYAKDLLRIWGCRDEDFHIEQIMRTPYFVPETKQIEELLQEFRTQRVHMAIAIDEYGGTSGLITIEDLIEEIVGDIQDEYDLEEDELVEESPGVVLVDGRLNIEELEDYFDIEIPREKFDTVGGYLFNLFGHVPQANEEIRDGGLRMTVVECDSRKIRKVRVRRAEPEAPEEDAS, from the coding sequence ATGAGCGAGAAGGATTTGCAGGATCTGATCGAGGAGTCGGAGGAAGAGGGGATCATCAACGAGGACGAGGGGGAGATGCTCCACTCGATCTTCGAATTCGGCGAGACGATCGTGCGTGAAGTCATGGTCTCGCGCATCGACATGGTCTGCTGCAGCATGAGCACCAGCCTCAGCGAGCTGCTGGCGGCGATCATCTCTTCGGGGCATTCCCGCCTGCCCATTTACGAGGGGACCGCCGACCGCATCGTCGGCATCATCTACGCCAAGGATCTGCTGCGTATCTGGGGTTGTCGGGATGAGGATTTCCATATCGAGCAGATCATGCGCACCCCTTATTTCGTCCCGGAAACGAAGCAGATCGAAGAGTTGTTGCAGGAATTCCGCACCCAACGGGTGCACATGGCCATCGCCATCGACGAATACGGCGGCACGTCGGGGCTGATTACCATTGAGGACCTGATCGAGGAGATCGTCGGCGACATCCAGGACGAATACGATCTCGAAGAGGATGAATTGGTGGAGGAATCTCCTGGTGTCGTCCTGGTCGACGGCCGTCTCAATATCGAGGAGCTGGAGGATTATTTCGATATCGAAATCCCCCGGGAGAAGTTCGATACGGTCGGTGGCTACCTCTTCAACCTCTTCGGTCATGTGCCCCAGGCCAACGAGGAGATCCGCGACGGCGGGCTGCGCATGACGGTGGTGGAGTGTGACTCCCGCAAGATCCGCAAGGTGCGGGTGCGTCGCGCCGAGCCCGAGGCGCCCGAGGAAGATGCTTCCTGA
- the lnt gene encoding apolipoprotein N-acyltransferase: protein MKRLSWGKTAALPLLSGLLLALAFPRPDFSWLAWVGLVPLLTVMHRHPFRSGFVAGCAFFALVLYWLNIVMTTYGRMHPLFSLVAYVLLVAYLALYFGVATWAVCRFREQLGLSYLLTLPVVWVVLEFLRSFLLSGFPWASLGYSQQNREVLLQVADLFGVHGLSFLLVFVNVLVFQLGSALRQRSSAPISRSGGVVGILLLAGAFAYGSWRLREPLDASAPTLEVALIQGNIDQSVKWDPDNQQKTVDIYRELSREAAAGGVPDLIVWPESATPFYFQEPSPLSTQVTEVARAAGGYLLFGSPAYEAGLGSYRYLNSAFLLSPEGAVLGRSDKVHLVPFGEYVPLGRFLPFIDKLVSGIGDFSPGTVNPLPMGDAKLGVLVCFEAIFPELARDYARSGSGLLVNITNDAWFGRSSAPYQHLAMTRFRAVENRLWVARAANTGISALIDPQGRIVAQSELFTPAVVRGKVVLGGEPTLYQRIGELPALLLCALATYWLLRTRRRYP, encoded by the coding sequence ATGAAACGGCTGTCCTGGGGGAAAACTGCCGCCTTGCCCTTGCTTTCCGGGCTGCTCTTGGCGCTGGCCTTTCCCCGCCCGGATTTTTCCTGGTTGGCCTGGGTCGGCCTGGTGCCGCTGCTGACGGTGATGCACCGGCATCCTTTTCGTTCCGGCTTCGTGGCCGGTTGTGCCTTTTTCGCTCTGGTGCTCTACTGGCTGAACATCGTCATGACCACCTACGGCCGGATGCACCCGCTCTTTTCCCTCGTCGCCTATGTGTTGTTGGTGGCCTATCTGGCCCTCTACTTTGGTGTCGCCACCTGGGCGGTTTGCCGTTTTCGCGAGCAGCTCGGCCTCTCGTATCTGCTGACCCTGCCGGTCGTCTGGGTCGTCCTCGAATTCCTGCGCTCCTTTTTGCTGAGCGGATTCCCCTGGGCGAGTCTCGGCTATTCCCAGCAGAACCGGGAGGTTCTGCTGCAAGTTGCCGACCTCTTCGGCGTCCACGGCCTCAGCTTTCTGCTCGTCTTCGTCAATGTCCTGGTCTTTCAGCTCGGGTCGGCCCTGCGCCAGCGCAGTTCGGCCCCCATTTCCCGCAGCGGCGGGGTCGTCGGGATCCTGCTGCTGGCCGGCGCTTTCGCCTACGGTTCCTGGCGCCTGCGCGAGCCCCTCGACGCTTCCGCTCCGACGTTGGAAGTGGCGCTGATCCAGGGGAATATCGACCAGTCGGTGAAATGGGATCCGGACAATCAACAGAAGACCGTCGATATCTACCGGGAGCTGTCCCGGGAGGCGGCCGCCGGCGGCGTTCCCGATCTGATCGTCTGGCCCGAGAGCGCCACCCCTTTCTATTTTCAGGAGCCCAGTCCGCTTTCCACCCAGGTGACGGAGGTGGCCCGTGCCGCCGGCGGCTATCTGCTCTTCGGCAGCCCCGCCTACGAGGCGGGATTGGGTTCCTACCGCTACCTGAACAGCGCCTTTCTCCTCTCCCCCGAAGGTGCGGTTCTTGGCCGCAGCGACAAGGTCCACCTCGTCCCCTTTGGCGAGTATGTTCCCCTCGGGCGTTTTCTCCCCTTTATCGACAAGCTGGTTTCGGGGATCGGCGACTTCTCCCCGGGGACGGTCAACCCTCTGCCGATGGGAGATGCCAAACTCGGCGTGCTCGTCTGCTTCGAGGCGATCTTTCCCGAGCTGGCGCGGGATTACGCCCGCAGTGGCAGCGGCCTGCTGGTGAACATCACTAACGACGCCTGGTTCGGGCGCTCTTCGGCTCCTTACCAGCATCTGGCCATGACCCGCTTCCGCGCCGTAGAGAATCGTCTGTGGGTGGCGCGGGCGGCCAATACCGGGATCTCCGCTCTGATCGATCCGCAAGGCAGGATTGTTGCCCAGTCGGAACTTTTTACCCCGGCTGTGGTCCGCGGCAAGGTTGTTCTCGGCGGGGAACCGACCCTCTACCAGCGCATCGGCGAATTGCCGGCCCTTTTGCTCTGCGCGCTGGCTACTTACTGGCTGCTTCGCACCCGTCGGCGCTATCCCTGA
- the prfB gene encoding peptide chain release factor 2 (programmed frameshift) produces the protein MFRDEKESLTLLQDKLNELRGYLDVEVKEERVAELEAEIAKPEFWNQGERTQDILKERNSLQKIVGDYRQARQELEDLQVLVELGEEGQDEATRDEVRELLPVLEQRIGRMEFARMLSGQHDANNAIFSINAGAGGTEAQDWAEMLLRMYLRYCERKGFKTEITDYQPGDEAGVKGVTFNVEGDYAYGFLRAENGIHRLVRISPFDTNARRHTSFCSVFVFPELSDDIEVEINEKDLKVDTYRSSGAGGQHVNKTESAIRITHMPTGIVVACQNERSQHKNRAVAMKQLKARLYELEVSKKEEESAAISGEKKEIGWGSQIRSYVLHPYRLVKDHRTGYEVGNTDAVLDGDIDAFIEAYLLSRN, from the exons ATGTTTCGTGATGAAAAAGAGTCCTTGACCCTTCTCCAAGACAAGCTCAATGAGCTGAGGGGGTATCTT GACGTTGAGGTCAAAGAGGAGCGGGTTGCCGAACTGGAGGCGGAAATCGCCAAGCCGGAGTTCTGGAATCAGGGAGAACGCACCCAGGACATCCTGAAGGAGCGAAATTCCCTGCAAAAAATCGTCGGGGATTACCGTCAGGCCCGCCAGGAACTGGAGGACCTTCAGGTTCTCGTCGAATTGGGCGAGGAAGGGCAGGACGAGGCGACCCGTGACGAGGTGCGTGAGCTGCTGCCGGTTCTGGAACAGCGCATCGGCCGGATGGAGTTTGCCCGCATGCTCTCCGGCCAGCACGACGCCAATAACGCCATTTTCAGCATCAATGCCGGCGCCGGTGGTACCGAGGCCCAGGATTGGGCGGAGATGCTGTTGCGCATGTATCTGCGTTACTGTGAGCGTAAGGGCTTCAAGACCGAGATCACCGATTATCAGCCCGGGGATGAGGCGGGAGTCAAGGGGGTGACCTTTAACGTCGAGGGGGATTACGCCTACGGTTTCCTGCGCGCCGAAAACGGCATTCACCGGCTGGTGCGGATTTCTCCCTTCGACACCAACGCCCGCCGCCATACCTCTTTTTGCTCGGTCTTCGTCTTTCCCGAACTGTCGGACGATATCGAAGTGGAGATCAACGAGAAGGATCTCAAGGTCGACACCTATCGCTCCAGCGGCGCCGGGGGCCAGCACGTCAACAAGACCGAATCGGCGATCCGCATCACCCACATGCCGACCGGCATCGTCGTCGCCTGCCAGAACGAGCGTTCCCAGCACAAGAACCGGGCGGTGGCGATGAAACAGCTCAAGGCCCGCCTCTACGAACTGGAGGTGAGCAAGAAGGAAGAGGAGTCGGCGGCTATTTCCGGCGAGAAGAAGGAGATCGGCTGGGGTAGCCAGATCCGTTCCTACGTGCTCCACCCTTACCGGCTGGTCAAGGACCATCGCACCGGCTACGAGGTGGGCAATACCGATGCCGTCCTCGACGGCGATATCGATGCTTTTATCGAGGCTTATTTGCTGAGTCGCAACTAG
- a CDS encoding ABC transporter ATP-binding protein, whose amino-acid sequence MIEAQGLNKSFGTIDGRVEVLRGIDLRIERGERVGVVGTSGAGKTTLMHILGALDRPTSGTVRFDGEDIFALKGAPLDGFRNRTVGFVFQFHQLLPEFTALENVMMPALVARKSFREAIPMATKLLGEVGLGHRLKHKPGQLSGGEQQRVAIARALVMSPRVLLADEPTGNLDSGTSGDIFRLLDEIHQARELTMVVVTHSETLAGRLDRVLHMVDGRLAS is encoded by the coding sequence GTGATAGAAGCGCAAGGACTGAACAAAAGTTTCGGTACCATCGACGGGCGCGTCGAGGTCTTACGCGGCATCGACCTCCGTATCGAGCGAGGGGAGCGGGTCGGCGTGGTCGGCACCTCGGGAGCCGGCAAGACCACCCTCATGCACATCCTCGGTGCCCTCGACCGGCCGACCTCGGGGACGGTACGGTTCGACGGGGAGGATATCTTCGCTCTCAAGGGGGCGCCCCTCGACGGTTTCCGCAACCGCACCGTCGGCTTCGTCTTCCAGTTCCATCAGCTCCTCCCCGAGTTCACCGCCCTGGAAAACGTCATGATGCCGGCATTGGTGGCGCGCAAGAGTTTCCGCGAAGCCATCCCCATGGCGACGAAATTGCTCGGGGAGGTCGGCCTCGGCCACCGGCTCAAGCACAAGCCGGGGCAGCTTTCCGGTGGCGAGCAGCAACGCGTGGCCATTGCCCGCGCCCTGGTCATGTCGCCGCGGGTGCTGTTGGCCGACGAACCGACGGGCAACCTGGACAGCGGCACTTCCGGCGATATCTTTCGCCTGCTCGACGAGATCCACCAGGCCCGGGAATTGACCATGGTGGTGGTGACCCACAGCGAAACCCTGGCCGGCCGTCTCGACCGGGTGCTGCACATGGTCGACGGGCGTCTGGCTTCTTGA